From the Anaerolineae bacterium genome, one window contains:
- a CDS encoding DUF4230 domain-containing protein translates to MNDSPRQTPLPASPPATLPEEMPRRTRRVIVRRASAEEGAIPRQQSSGWGCARVVIALALIAAVLIAVLILSTQFTLGGLVSGLTALLAPGPAQITVVPSQTIVNSIQPMGQLVSISVQLAKADIEVSISQGLLGASSFSTSHVAQGTIEAGIDLTRLSVSDVAYDAASNTYILTLPPAQLTGCHVDYIRQYAYSGTILPVDRDQARQLAEYTAVIEFRDDALESGILSRAEEQARLVFANLVGALTGSKTEIVFNRAVQLPLPPSCEPDPPGNWSYDPATQTWTQPE, encoded by the coding sequence ATGAACGATTCCCCCCGGCAAACGCCGCTTCCGGCTTCTCCGCCGGCCACACTCCCGGAAGAAATGCCGCGCCGCACACGGCGCGTGATCGTCCGCCGCGCCTCTGCAGAGGAGGGGGCCATCCCCCGGCAGCAGAGTAGTGGCTGGGGCTGCGCTCGCGTGGTGATCGCCCTGGCGCTGATCGCTGCTGTGCTAATCGCAGTCCTGATCCTCTCGACCCAGTTCACGCTTGGCGGTCTGGTCAGCGGCCTGACCGCCCTGCTGGCTCCCGGCCCGGCGCAGATCACCGTGGTGCCGTCGCAGACGATCGTCAACAGCATCCAGCCGATGGGCCAGCTGGTCAGCATCAGTGTGCAACTGGCCAAAGCCGACATCGAGGTGTCGATCAGCCAGGGTCTGCTGGGAGCCAGCAGCTTCTCGACCAGCCACGTGGCCCAGGGTACCATCGAAGCCGGGATTGACCTGACCCGTCTGAGCGTCTCTGATGTTGCCTACGACGCCGCCAGCAATACGTACATCCTCACCCTGCCTCCGGCGCAACTCACCGGCTGCCATGTGGATTATATTCGTCAGTACGCCTATTCGGGTACCATCCTGCCCGTCGACCGCGACCAGGCCCGCCAGCTGGCCGAATACACAGCGGTGATCGAATTCCGCGATGACGCCCTGGAAAGCGGCATCCTGAGCCGGGCGGAGGAGCAGGCCCGGCTGGTGTTTGCCAATCTGGTTGGCGCGTTGACCGGCAGCAAGACCGAGATCGTCTTTAACCGGGCTGTGCAGCTACCGCTGCCGCCCTCCTGCGAGCCTGATCCGCCGGGGAACTGGAGCTATGACCCTGCAACTCAAACCTGGACACAACCTGAATGA
- a CDS encoding DUF1232 domain-containing protein, translated as MTLQLKPGHNLNDEEIARLEALLALEYPDDDIEIIVEDGPAAETPPATSANLLQKLIVLLITGVAGLYLINPGAGVLELIPDVVPVLGNLDEATALALLVSGLGYFGVKVGWLTTIFHGLRRR; from the coding sequence ATGACCCTGCAACTCAAACCTGGACACAACCTGAATGACGAGGAAATCGCCCGCCTTGAGGCGCTGCTGGCGCTGGAATACCCGGACGACGACATCGAGATCATCGTAGAAGACGGCCCGGCAGCGGAAACGCCCCCGGCGACTTCGGCCAACCTGCTACAGAAGCTGATCGTGCTGCTAATCACCGGGGTGGCCGGGCTATACCTGATCAATCCGGGCGCCGGGGTGCTGGAACTGATCCCGGATGTGGTACCGGTGCTGGGCAACCTGGACGAGGCCACCGCCCTGGCGTTGCTGGTCAGCGGGCTGGGTTACTTCGGCGTCAAGGTTGGCTGGCTGACCACGATCTTTCACGGCCTGCGCCGCCGGTAA
- a CDS encoding zinc ribbon domain-containing protein — MPSYDYFCHDCRKRLTLHYSSVAAYAAATPTCPRCGGTHLTRRIKRVRVIRSEESRLETLDDAALDDLDDADPATMGRLMRRMAEETGEDLGDEFNEFVGRLEKGEDPEQIAASMPELADEAGLDDDTGFGAFEDDL, encoded by the coding sequence GTGCCCAGCTACGATTACTTCTGCCACGACTGCCGCAAACGGCTTACGCTGCACTACTCCAGCGTGGCCGCTTACGCTGCCGCGACGCCGACCTGCCCGCGCTGTGGCGGGACACACCTGACGCGACGGATCAAGCGCGTGCGTGTGATCCGGAGTGAAGAATCCCGTCTGGAGACCCTCGATGACGCAGCCCTGGACGATCTGGATGACGCCGATCCGGCCACCATGGGCCGCCTGATGCGCCGCATGGCTGAGGAGACGGGGGAAGACCTGGGCGACGAGTTCAACGAGTTTGTCGGACGGCTGGAGAAAGGCGAGGACCCGGAGCAGATCGCAGCCAGTATGCCCGAACTGGCCGACGAAGCCGGGCTGGACGATGACACTGGTTTCGGCGCGTTTGAGGACGATCTATGA